The window CCCGTCGGGGGAAACGGCCGACCGGAAAAGGTGCCTGGCCCAGGGCTCCGCCTCGTACCGGCCGGGCCGCTCGCCCAGGATTTCCCGGGTGAGGTCGGCGGTCAGCTGGTTCACCGGGGCAAAGCGCATACTCTCGGTGACGTAGCTTTCCATCTCGTCCCGGATCACCTTTGCCTCGGCCAGCTGGCTGTAGGCGGTGGCGAACAGGCGTCCCAGCCGCCGGTTCACGGCCAGGATCTGCTCCCTGGCGGCCCGAAGCTTTGCCTCGTTCCAGTAATCGCCCAGGTGGATGATCTCCGACACCGCGCCCGGGTTCACCGGGTCGACCACATGCGGGGCGGTGCCGTCCAGCAGCGCCACCCCGGCAGCCGGGATGACGACACCGTCGAGCGAGTCGTTGTCCGAGGAGCAGTGGTGGTGCTCGATGTCAAACCCGCGGGAGCGCATTTCCTCCCCGATTTTCCGCATGAAGCTGGACTTTCCGACGCCCGGCCCGCCCTTGAGGATGAACACCCGGGTGGCGTCCGGGGGAGTCAGGTGGTCGTAGTAAGAAAAGAAACCAAGCGAGGTGTTCCCCCCGGGGAATACGTGTTTGATTCTGCCAGTGCCCAATAGA is drawn from Candidatus Desulforudis audaxviator MP104C and contains these coding sequences:
- a CDS encoding PRK06851 family protein, with the translated sequence MGTGRIKHVFPGGNTSLGFFSYYDHLTPPDATRVFILKGGPGVGKSSFMRKIGEEMRSRGFDIEHHHCSSDNDSLDGVVIPAAGVALLDGTAPHVVDPVNPGAVSEIIHLGDYWNEAKLRAAREQILAVNRRLGRLFATAYSQLAEAKVIRDEMESYVTESMRFAPVNQLTADLTREILGERPGRYEAEPWARHLFRSAVSPDGVVHHIGSLLTEVKQLYLLKGRPGSGRSTLVEAVARAAHARGLDTEVYHCALEPHRADLVVIPAVRAAVLKDVEEVAFQPGTVPGLRVAAYDLDVFLDRSRLAQYEVELMSAGQRFTAALNRAVWYIGEAKKTHDQLETFYIPAMDFTAVDRRRDEVLKRILAYASEAGQEQQQILTKVLS